In Isosphaera pallida ATCC 43644, the sequence TGTCCGACCTGGGATTCAATCCATACACCTCGGTTCTGATCGCACGAACCGAGACGACCCGACGGGCCGCCGCGGTGGTCAAGGCGATGGTGCGGGCCTCGTCGCGGGGTTGGTTGGCTTATCTGAAGGACCCCGCCCCCATCAACGCCCGGATCGCCGCCCGCAACCCCGAGATGACCGAGGATTTCCTGGCCGAGAGCGCCGCGGCGCTGCGGCCCTTCTGCGACGATCCGGCGACCACCGACGCCCGTCGCTTCGGCACGATGGATCCAGCCCGCTGGTTGGAGCTGCGCGATCAACTGGCCTCGTTGGGGTTCTTCGAGTCCTCGGCGGTCGATCCGGCGGCGGCGGTGTTCGATGCGTTCGGATCGCCGCCGCCGAATGGTTCGGTATCGGCCAACGGGTCAGGCGTATCGTCCTCAAACCGACTGGAGCAACGCCCTCTTTCGAGCGCGCGGTTCAAGGTCTAGAATCGCTTGAAGACAAGACACCGTTCGGGCGTAGGACGGTCCCCGAGGATGGTCAGACAGCAGCGCGGCTTGGTCCCCGGTGGCTCGCGCGATTCCGTTCAGTCCCGAACGATCCGCCTCCCGTTCTCTATCCTGACACTTTTCGCGGCCCGGCTTGGGCGGGAACAACGACCCGATGGCGACCATTTGCGTCATTTTGGGGCGCGGACGACACGCCGCCTTGATTCAAGAGTGGAAGGACGCCGCCGACGCTGGGGCGCAACTCGTGGAGCTGCGGCTGGATTGCCTGCGACGTGACATCGATCTCAAGCGTATTTTGGCGAACCGTTATTCCCCCTGCGTGGTGACGATCCGTCGGGGCCGCGACGGCGGCATTTGGCGTCAGGACGAGGAACGCCGTCAACGTCTGCTCCGCGAGGCGATTGTCATGGGGGTGGACTATGTGGACATCGAGGCCGACATCGCCAAGGAGATTCGGCGGTTTGGTAAGGTCAAGCGAATCATTTCCTATCACAACTTCAAAGAGACTCCTAAAGAACTGCCCGACATCATCCAGAAGATGGCCACGCTCGACGCCGACATCGTGAAGGTGGCCACCATCGCCACGAGTATTCAGGATGCGGCGTTCGTTCTCAAGACCGCCTCCGAAGCGCCGGTGCCGACTATTGCGATTGCGATGGGTGAAGTTGGGTTCTTCACCCGGATTCTGGGAGCCAAGTACGGCGCGCCGTTGACCTACGCCTCGTTCAATCCGGATCGTTCCTTCGCGCCGGGACTACCCAACTTCCGCGACCTCAAGCGGGATTACCGTTTCGAGAAGATCGACTCGGCCACTGAAGTTTACGGCGTGATCGGCGACCCGGTCGCTCAGTCGCTCAGTCCGATGGTCCACAACGCGATCTTCGAGCATTACGGCCAAAACAAGGTGTATGTGCCGTTCAAGGTGGCCGAAGGCAAGCTCCCAACGTTCTTCGAGTCGCTCGACTTCCTCAAGCTCAAAGGGCTAAGCGTGACGATTCCCCACAAGGAGG encodes:
- the aroE gene encoding shikimate dehydrogenase, with translation MATICVILGRGRHAALIQEWKDAADAGAQLVELRLDCLRRDIDLKRILANRYSPCVVTIRRGRDGGIWRQDEERRQRLLREAIVMGVDYVDIEADIAKEIRRFGKVKRIISYHNFKETPKELPDIIQKMATLDADIVKVATIATSIQDAAFVLKTASEAPVPTIAIAMGEVGFFTRILGAKYGAPLTYASFNPDRSFAPGLPNFRDLKRDYRFEKIDSATEVYGVIGDPVAQSLSPMVHNAIFEHYGQNKVYVPFKVAEGKLPTFFESLDFLKLKGLSVTIPHKEAIRQHLDEEDDIVETTGSCNTVEIRPDGTRVGHNTDYPAVIETLEDALGGRPNPALSPLEGKQALLVGAGGVARSIAYALTRHGAGVTIVARNDEKSKALAEEVGCKFVPWTMRASTLSDILINATPVGMHPEVNETPLPPAAFRENILVFDTVYHPENTLFLKLGREHNCKIATGVEMFVRQAARQARFFAGVENPPLDVIRGLVRRKFSPLQHDVDPELLEARDEPQVTDPDLDAEDQEH